One Flagellimonas sp. CMM7 genomic region harbors:
- a CDS encoding LytTR family DNA-binding domain-containing protein, producing MKLKSIIVDDSSMQRMAVAKLVNNHPHLALVAEYSNAIEAKNGLKNHDIDLIFLDVEMPIISGFDLLEALENPPQVILITGKPDYALKAFDYDVTDYLHKPITLARFESSVKRAVAKYEQINRVDEDEEHIFVKSNLKKRKVILNDIKWIEALGDYIKLVTDEANIVILSTMKSFEQQLPAEKFLRIHKSYIVNLEKIEKFNSKNVEVGGRQIPLSRNKKTELAEALANV from the coding sequence ATGAAATTAAAAAGTATAATTGTAGACGACTCCTCAATGCAACGGATGGCTGTTGCAAAATTGGTCAACAATCACCCACATCTTGCCCTTGTAGCTGAATACAGCAACGCTATAGAGGCAAAAAACGGACTTAAGAACCACGACATCGATTTAATCTTTCTAGATGTTGAAATGCCGATCATTAGTGGTTTTGACTTATTGGAGGCTCTGGAGAACCCTCCGCAGGTTATTTTGATTACTGGAAAGCCGGATTACGCATTGAAGGCTTTTGATTATGATGTGACCGATTACCTTCATAAACCTATTACACTTGCACGCTTTGAGTCTTCCGTAAAAAGAGCTGTAGCAAAGTACGAGCAAATAAATAGGGTTGATGAAGATGAAGAACATATTTTCGTAAAAAGTAACCTTAAAAAACGTAAGGTTATCTTAAACGATATTAAATGGATTGAAGCTCTGGGAGATTATATTAAATTGGTTACAGATGAAGCCAATATTGTAATTCTTTCTACAATGAAATCTTTTGAGCAGCAATTACCTGCTGAAAAGTTTCTTAGAATCCATAAATCCTATATTGTGAATCTTGAAAAGATTGAAAAATTCAACAGCAAGAATGTTGAGGTTGGGGGTAGACAGATTCCTTTAAGTAGAAATAAAAAGACAGAATTAGCAGAAGCACTAGCTAACGTATAA